One window of the Leptospira koniambonensis genome contains the following:
- a CDS encoding bifunctional folylpolyglutamate synthase/dihydrofolate synthase, translated as MSNPDFLEFGSKLTNLEKTRNFNVFGDYSLDPFRNLVDSYGWRNRKKERLRISVVGTNGKGSVSHFLAGSFSNLGYKTGLYTSPHLFDPKERIRLSPNFNPVNEEDLKDISNILFSQSNSEELSFLSWFEWFTLGSFVLFEKRDIAVQVYEAGLGGRLDATKLADPDILVVSAIGEDHKAVLGNTKEAILKEKLGIITERTKIIFALEPEPSLLKILREFCSERNLELYLYPVLPEGKSYLDHNQEYVKFIVHRLEEIISKNKIGIEKTESIVTAPLPRPPGRLEIISNSPFIVFDPAHNPDAIRVTLASLASAFPGKRFSVLAGFLPDKEGESMAEKLLDYTKNQKSNLYFIDSKEFKLPEGYGSYSIFPEKLSEILKPSRNEDGILVLGSFRLYSYIKT; from the coding sequence ATGTCTAACCCAGATTTTTTAGAATTCGGATCCAAATTAACCAATTTAGAGAAAACTCGAAATTTTAATGTATTTGGGGATTATTCCCTGGATCCATTCCGTAACCTAGTAGATTCGTACGGTTGGAGAAATCGAAAAAAAGAAAGACTTAGGATCTCAGTAGTAGGAACAAATGGAAAAGGTTCCGTTTCTCACTTTTTAGCGGGAAGTTTTTCTAATCTTGGATACAAAACAGGTTTATATACTTCTCCCCACCTATTCGATCCAAAAGAAAGGATCAGACTTAGTCCAAATTTTAACCCGGTAAATGAAGAAGATCTAAAAGATATCTCTAATATACTATTTTCACAAAGTAATTCAGAAGAACTTTCATTTCTTTCCTGGTTTGAATGGTTTACCTTAGGATCATTCGTTCTATTCGAAAAAAGGGATATTGCAGTCCAAGTATATGAAGCAGGTTTAGGCGGAAGATTAGATGCCACGAAATTAGCTGATCCAGATATTCTAGTAGTTAGCGCTATCGGAGAAGATCATAAGGCAGTTTTGGGAAATACTAAAGAAGCAATTTTGAAGGAAAAATTAGGAATAATAACCGAAAGAACTAAGATCATATTCGCATTAGAACCGGAACCTTCTCTTTTAAAAATACTCAGAGAGTTTTGTTCCGAAAGAAATTTAGAACTATATCTTTATCCTGTCCTACCAGAAGGAAAATCCTATCTAGATCATAACCAAGAATACGTAAAGTTTATTGTACATAGATTAGAAGAGATCATCTCCAAAAATAAAATTGGGATCGAAAAAACAGAAAGTATAGTTACAGCACCACTTCCTCGTCCGCCAGGTAGATTGGAAATTATATCCAATTCCCCATTTATTGTATTTGATCCTGCCCATAATCCAGATGCAATCAGAGTTACTCTTGCCTCTTTGGCATCTGCATTCCCAGGTAAAAGATTCTCTGTCTTGGCTGGATTTTTGCCAGACAAAGAAGGAGAATCCATGGCAGAAAAACTTTTGGATTATACAAAAAACCAAAAGTCAAATTTGTATTTTATAGATTCGAAAGAATTCAAACTTCCGGAAGGATATGGGTCTTACTCAATCTTTCCGGAAAAACTTTCAGAAATCCTAAAACCTTCCCGCAATGAAGATGGGATCTTAGTTCTGGGAAGTTTTAGATTGTATTCTTATATTAAAACTTAG
- the aroE gene encoding shikimate dehydrogenase encodes MKIFRDSSKYFGIVGHPLSHTLSPLLHSSWYEDLSLDCGYLVFPVETLEKKELLSLSKFGVRGLSVTIPHKEIAFLLADKTDQTSQTVKASNTLVFENGSISAHNTDGIGAVRSIQESFPESLKGKVLLIGSGGSARGISFTLLNEAGVKDLTIAARNSKTSEELIGLLSNISSAKIQSSDLNEVQKNFSEYSLIIHTTPLGMKGKDPGPAIPESCFREGQVVFDIVYNPLETPLVLGAKKKGAKVIPGTEMLLYQAVEQFRLFTGVNLSPDLIEKGRSRLLKALGYA; translated from the coding sequence TTGAAAATCTTTCGAGACAGCTCAAAATACTTCGGGATCGTCGGTCACCCCCTATCTCATACATTATCACCACTATTGCATAGCTCATGGTACGAAGACCTGAGTCTGGACTGCGGCTATTTGGTTTTTCCAGTGGAAACTTTGGAAAAAAAGGAACTTCTTTCTTTGTCCAAGTTCGGAGTCAGAGGTTTGTCAGTTACCATTCCTCATAAGGAAATTGCATTCCTTCTCGCAGATAAGACAGACCAGACTTCTCAAACAGTTAAGGCAAGTAACACTTTAGTTTTCGAGAACGGATCGATTAGCGCGCATAATACGGACGGAATAGGCGCAGTCCGATCTATCCAAGAATCTTTTCCCGAAAGTTTAAAAGGAAAAGTTCTATTGATCGGAAGCGGAGGAAGCGCTCGTGGAATTTCTTTCACATTATTGAACGAAGCTGGAGTGAAAGATCTTACTATTGCAGCAAGAAATTCTAAAACTTCTGAAGAATTGATCGGATTACTTTCCAATATTTCTTCTGCAAAGATACAATCTTCAGATTTGAATGAAGTTCAAAAGAATTTTTCAGAATATTCTCTGATCATTCATACAACTCCTCTCGGAATGAAAGGCAAAGATCCAGGACCAGCAATCCCAGAGTCTTGTTTTAGAGAAGGACAGGTTGTATTCGATATAGTTTATAATCCATTGGAAACTCCTTTGGTTTTAGGTGCTAAGAAGAAGGGAGCGAAGGTCATTCCCGGAACAGAAATGCTTCTCTACCAAGCAGTAGAACAATTCAGATTATTCACTGGCGTAAACTTAAGTCCTGACCTAATAGAAAAAGGAAGATCCAGACTGCTAAAAGCGCTTGGATACGCCTGA